TTCCTCTTACACCAGCGCTGCTAGTCCCACTTCCACTCCCATCTTGCACGTGAGTTTCCAGCGTGGTGGTGTAGGCATGTGGGTTCTTGCCTCTATCCCTGGCCCTCACCCCCTCTATGCAGGGAACAAGTGCCAGACAGCTGTGGGAAGGCCTCTCCCCAGATGTGCAACCCCTGGAGCATGGCTCTGCGGCATGTGGCTCCTAGGCACCTCTTGGGCTCTTTAAGGGTGAACCAGGCATGGCTTTTCCAACCATGCTCCTGCTGCCAGTGACTGATGGGTGAAATAAGAAGAGTGGGTCAAGGGGGGACTTTGGGCACAAAGATGCACCATCTGCTCATCACCCCTGCCAGCCTTGCCAAGGATGTTGCCACGGGGGACCCTCCTCTCCACTGAGAAGGTGCATGGCCCCATTTCAATGTGTGATTATCagagcagagaagcagctgaggggGTTGAGCTCTGGCAGGTGTAGCAGTGATGGCTCTGAAATTGCATAATGTCTGTAGGTGCATTTGTCCCTCCAGCTGCCCTGGGCCATGCAGTTCTGTCCTTGGCTTTGTTTTTATGACTTTTGCTCTCACCAGTAAAATGGTCTCAAACCTGCCAGAATCAGATTCAGGCCACTGTGATTTTTCCTGGCACGTGACCAAGGTTTTTTGGGGCacgctgtgctgctttctgctaaGGAAGAGCCGGGACAGGCAGCGGGCATAGATTAGCTGGATGGGGCTGCCACAGATGCTCCAAGAGCTGATCCAAGGGGACTGGACTCTGGGACAAGTTCATGAGTAGCAGCAGCTCTGAATGAGCTATGGAAGGAAATGCCAGGGAGTTTGAGCTCTGTCCGGAAAGGCTAACAGACATCCTGTTGCGGAGCACCAATAACCTCGTCACCTGCCTGCTCTTGCCTCTCAGTCTTCATTTTTATCTCATTAGAGGGGAAATGGGTTATAGTTTTTCCCATGTTACATCCTTGACAAGTTCTGCTTGGGTGGAAATGGTTATGAATGAAGCAAGCAgggttatttttccccttaaatccTGCTTTCTATCCATGGCAGCTGCCTGCGCTTCCCCCGTTCTTGTAAAAACACCCACGGGTTTCTCTGGGAGTGTCTGTGTCCCTTCTCCTTGCTAAGAGAGATGGAACTGAGAGATGTGCCATCCACTGCCTTCAGACACAGGTCAGATCAAATGGGTGTTGGGCATCATTTCCTTCCCTAAGCTTTGGAGtgacttctgctttctcttttccctcctatTCCTTAGATGTGGCTATGGTAGGACAGTCAAGCCATATGCTGCAGGGAGGCAGACTGGGCTTCTCTTCAGCACTGTTCAGAAACGTCAGACAAATTAGATAAAACTGCATTTAGGTGTTAAACGTTTTTGTGACAGTTCAGCCAATGCTCTTGCTTTAAGAGTTCTTCTGGAGATGGTGGGGGATTTGCTGTGACATTTGACTTCTGTGCCTCCAGGGATCACAAGCCCCAGCTGTAGTCAGTGGCACCCCACAGCCACAGAAAATACCTTGCTGAGGCTGTATGCCTTGTTATTTCCAGCTGCATTCACAATCCAtccattctgctgctgctgcttacatCCAAAATGCCACTTAGTGCTCTACAGCCTTAAATACTGGCCACTGCTTGAAGCAGGAGCACTGGCTCCTCAGCCGGCATGTGTTGGCAAGCTCCACCTGGGTGACACCAATGCAGTTTGCCGTGGTTGGAGACCTCTTCCCACCCCTCCGTCATCTTTCCATTGCAGATGAAAGGGTGAGGTGCTGCATCTGACAGTGCTGTGGAGGGAAGGTATGGCCTGGGGCCAGCCTGTCCCTTTCACTTATGGGACTGGAGCCACGGTGAGACAGAGGGTGTCCTTACGGGGCCACAGAGCACCTGCTTGAGCCTGGTGAGATTAGTCGTGGAGGCAGGCAAGTGCTTTCTGGAATGCTGATGTCTGCCTTGGTCGGGGGAATAGCTGCAGTTTGTGTCAGTCCCAGGGCAGGTTGATAATGGTTGTAAGCTGTGCCCCAAAGAAAGCGTATGAAGGAAAGTTTAAATTTAGAGGGCCCAGTTTGCTCCAGATGTGAGAGGCCCATGTACACAAGTCCCATCCTAGTATACTCCTGTTGCAGTCACTCCTGATGTCCAGGGAGAAGAGCTAAGCCTCAAACTTTTAGGGATGACTCTAAGAGCATAAAAAAGCAGCAGTACAACCTGgacatttttcccctctccctaaACATGAAGCTTTTTATGTTGTGCTTCACAGATAAAAGAAGATAAATCTTTCCAGCATGACATTGACAGTCTGAAGACTTGGCTTCTTCAGTGGTCTCTTCCTCTTTAACATCTCCCCAGAGCAGCTGTCCATCCCCTGGTCCCTCCTGACAGCAGCCAGCATCTCTTGGGTACCACTTCCTTGCAGTATCTGACATTGACTCTCATCTGTTCTGGTATGCCTTTCACTGGTTGCTCCCCGTTCAGCTGAGCAAGTCTATCTCCACCCTGCCAAGCACCCAGCACTCTGGCTCAAGGAGGGGCTTCCATCCAGCATGAGAGCCTTTGCACTCCATTCCTAGTTTATCTGTAAGCAGCCACACAGCCTGAGACTGCCTGTTAAAGCAGCCACCTCTGTGGTGTCACGCTGAGGAGCAAGGTGCCAGTGACAGCTCCTGCCGGTATTTGCTCTGTGAAGAATCCAGAAGGCAAAAATGCcttttgtcatggtttcagcccagccggcaacaaagcaccaggcagccatTCACTTGCTCCTCCTGCTgtgatgggatggggaagagaaaatctaacgaaaagctcgtgggttgagacaaggacagggagggatcactcagtagttatggtcacaggcaaaagacaggctcaacttggggaagaaacaaaatcaatttaatttactaccaatcaaatcaaaggctatgaggaagtaaaacccaacctgaCAACaccttccccccggggagccctcccgccttcccgcctcaactccactcctgctTCTCTCTaccccctccccaccagcagcacagggggacggggaatggccTTGGGGTCTGCTCATCCCACCTtggctctgctgctctttcctcctcagggggaggactccttgctcttcccctgctccactgtgagGTCCCTCCCATGTGagacagttcttcacgaactgctccagtgtgggtccttcccacgggctgcagtccttcaggcacagactgctccagcacgggctttcccacggagtcctGGCCATTTTGGGCAGCCTCCGCTACCctgctcctctccacaggctgggggggacagcctgccgcctccccgcaggctgtgggggcatcccctcctcccccgctcctcctccttccctgacctcgggatccgcagaggggttcctctcacgtcccactcccccgactccctcacggggcgttccccttcggaaatctcttctcccagaggcgctaccgctgttgctgaggggctcagcctgggccagaggcgggtccagctccgagccgggggagcttccagcagcttctcataaggaaccaccactgcagtccctcccctgctaccaaaaccccgccacacaacaCCAAAACATCTTTTTTCAGGGAAATGGTGCCCCAGGGCAGCAATGGCTGCAAGGCTGAGGTAGGGCACGTCTCCATGGTGTTTGCCAGATGGTGACCCTTTGGGTATACTGATCGGTGGTGCAGCATGTGACAGCTGGAATCCAGCCAGACCCCtgcactgctttttccttcctctctccacaCCTTGGAAAAAATTAAAGCTTGCACGAGTTCCAGCccaccttccccctccttcccgcTCCCCTGCAAGTTCCATGGTTCAGCCAACACTGCCACTGGCCAGCACGGGCTGCTTGGGAGAAGTTGGTGATAGCCAGTTCCCAGCAGGCAGGGTTCCTGCCCACGATTTTGCATTAGTCAAAGCACTGTTTCTCCTGCTGCAGTGCAGGCCTTTTCTGGGAAGGTTCTGTCTTTGCCAGGAGAGGCACAAGTATAGCATGAGAGGAAAACACTGATTGCCTTGCCTTTGCTCAGCAGCCCAGTACTACCCATTTCCCCATGCTTCTACATGTCTGTGTGGAAATACTCATCTGTGTCTTTCAGAGAGAAACAGTATCGTTTTGGAAGGGgcaagggggagggaagaagtcAGGCTCCCGTGTAATAGATGATGTTTTATGAGTGCTGCTGGCCCTCTGTGGTCTTGggaggattcaggacacgggcgcTGGTACTGGGAGAAGCTGGGCAGAGCTAATTACTCAGAGGAGAAAGGGTGGGCAGGAGCTGAGCAGATGGTaaaaggatggggaggaggacagCAAGTGACAAGGACTAGCTGTGGGAAAGGGGGTAATTCCcagcactgggaggggacactGGTGCTGGTTACCTGGTGTGGGAACGCCTCATCTTCCTCTCTGGCAGGCATCGCTCAGAGATGCACTGCTATCAAGTACCACTTTTCCTAGCTGGTATATTTGCATAACATCTGCTTCAACCTGATGAAGATGATCCACCAAGATGAATGGCATTTGCACCGTAAGTGTTCAGCATGGCCCACTCCTCCCTGGTGAGGCCCATGGCTCCTGCTCTCCCCTTCACGTGAAAAATGCAACGAGACACTAGTTTGCAGAGGAGGGGGCTGAGGAGGCAGGATCCCACCAGGCCCCCAACCATCAGCAATTTCACCCTCATTTTTACATGCAGGCCAGCATGGTCGGTCGAGGAAAGTGTGAACACCACACACAACGGTTTTTAAGCTTGTTGAATGTAACCTGCTCTTTGCCACCTTTCACAGGCACATCACCTCCCCCCTTGCCTCTCCAGGGGTCTGCAGACACCAGCTTGAGAACCTGCATTCTGGTGTCACCAGAAAAGGTCCAGCAGGAGAGGTAGCAGAAGCTGACGACAGAAGCCAATGACAGAAGCCCTGTGCTAAACAATTATGGCAGACCCTGTCTGCATGGAAACTCCCTGGCATTTAGGAACTGGAGCATTTCTGTCCATCCAGGTTACTTTAAATTTAAACTCTAGAAGGAAATAGAGAACAAAGAGTGTATCACAGTGTGTCTGTATAAAACCATGTTGCACCCACATCCTGAAGGTCATATGGCTGAAGCCATATGATTATATGGTTCATATGATAGTGGGAAGTTTATAGCACATCTACAAAACCACTAGTTTGTAGCAGCCTTGCTACAGTACCACTTTCTACTTAAGAGGTACTCACTGGCAGGTCTGGGATTATGCCTACTGTGGGTctgcctggcacagggcagctgcACTCCTGGCTATTTCTAGGTGTCCCTCCACTTCTTCCTGCAGTGGAAGGCTTGTCCATCGTAATCCCCGCTCTTAATTTCTTGGGTTTGGTGCAAACAGACTTGAGAAAGATCACAGCGCATGGCTGCAGATGTTCTTCTCTGCGAGTGCATCATGGCAGCAGTCAGCTTCTTCTGGGAGGAAAGCCTCACCCGGCGCATTGCAGGTCTGCTGTTCCTGGGGACAGGTAATGAGTCGTTCTAGCATGCTAATTATGGATGAAGGCTTCACCAGTTTTCACTTGGATAGGCAGCATGCGCTGCCAGTGAGTGGAGCATGCCTTCCCTTCTGATCTCCAGTTACTGTGCCGTGCTTGAAGCGAGTCGCTTACTCATACAAGTGGAATAACCAATAATTAGAAACATAAAAACCTGTGAAAAATGTTCTAGGCCTCatgcagcagcaggaaaggacCACGGGGCTAAAACAACTGCTCCCTCGTCTTTATGTATATAGCGATCTCTCTCTTCTCCAGAATGGAATGGTCCCTTGCTGCAGTGGCAGTCCTTGATGGTGgactaaatatttcttttaacactgaagtaggaaagagaaatactttaaaaaaaaagtcttagtcaTAAAATTAGAGGTTGTTTAGAGGGGAAGGAAAGTAAAATCCATGAACATGAATCCAGCATGAGTTTGAACCATCCAAACTCACGAGGCTAAGCACACCACCTTTTCTTGTGCCAGAGGAAAAATTTTGATTTGAGAGGCTGTAacgctattttttttaatacacctgGAAAGCACAGGCCTGAGGAAGGGCTCATTGTTGCATGGGTAATTTAGCTGCTTAATGAAAAACACACACAGCCTAATGAAAAGTGGCCCAACAGAAACCCTAGGCTGGGAGAAGTGTGTCGGCAGAGAGCTGGGGAGTGATTTAGCCTGAATGGTTCCCCTGCAGAGGTATGTGGAGGGCCACCTGTGGAGGTTGATTACCTGCTCAATAACCTCCAGATCAGATATACACGCAGCGCATGCAGAACAATTTCCGCTAGCTGCTCTGAGCAGTGCAGCAGGCTCTGCTCCGGCAGAGGGGATTCATCATCATGCCAGCTTGCACAATGTAATTGTGTCCCGTGGGTCAGATCTGATCACAGAGGCTTTGGCTACCTTGCTCTATTTGAAGGGCAGGCAGGACTGAAGTCACAGAGGAGACTCTCCTATTCTTAAAAGTAGCAACCAAGAAGTTTGCTGGATGCAATTCACAACCACAGAGCTATGGCTTAGCCTTGCATAACTGGGTAATACAGGAAAACTTTATGAATGCTGGTAATTATCACCTGTGTGCTACCCAAGATAAATTATACCAATAAAGCTGGGTGCAACTTATTTGAGTAGTAAGGCCtaacatttattttgttattcatGCTATGCTACATCTCAAAATAACAATATGATTATTTCATTTACAGGAACATTTTGCATTGTATCTCTGTGCACTTATGCAGCCAGCACATCATATGACCTAAACCACCTCCCCACATTCATCTCTAATCTTCCCAATGATGTAGAATATGGATACAGCTGGTCTGTATTTTGTGCTTGGTGCAGTCTGGGATTTACAGTAGCAGCTGCGTGTCTTTGCACAGCTTACCCATTTGTTAGCAGGGACATTATGCAGCCTCCGTGTGACTGCCCACCTGCCACTAACACCCTTCAGTGATGGCTGAACAGTATTTTTCAGGACTTACTCGAAGAAGCAGAAGTGAAGGGAAAACTCAACTCAGGATTCCAAGCACAAAAGGCTGATTCTTCAAAATCTGACCACCACATTTTACTGGTTCAGCAAGCTGTTCTTCCATGCTGCCCAGCAGTGAGATTTGAAAAGGAGACAGCTCTCAAAGGATGGAGGTAGCTCCGTATTAGATGCTTCAGTTCAGCATGCCAAGTCCATGCAGAGGAAGATATTTGCACTGGAAGGTAAAGGGAGAGGAAAGTTGCTGTAATAATTAAGggctatttctgtttttcaaggaTCTGTACataaagaaattaaggaaaaagcaCTGTTGCCAAATGAATCCTAGTCAGAATTATACCCCCTTCCCCAGGGCATCATCTATAATGATTTAATTCACCACCTTCCACATCTGACCCTAAAGGAAGGCTGCCCCTCTCCTTCCAAAATGCCCACACAGacctttttcatttaaatcaatgTGTATCTGTGTCTCTTTGTGCATCCTTTGTACATGAAGTTCCCGTGTAATTTGTAAATAACCAGGATTTCCATTCTGAGAACCCAAGCTGCACTGTGAGAAAGATTAAATTACTCCTGCCCATTCCTGGATGCTCTCTTGGTTATGAGGCATTTGTCAAGCTACAGTATCTGTAGTAAAATACCTGCCTCTGTCAAAAACATTTGTGTCAACTGCAATTTCACGGCCTGTAAGTCAGAGAAAACTCATAAACCAGGAGGGTCATAGCCTGGACAGTGCTTGCAGCAAGCATCCCTACAGGGCAGTGCACCTTCCTGGAAGTAGAGCCCCAGAAAATCTCTCCTGTTTGAGCCAAGAACCCACCCATGGCAATAGAGGGATGGGGAGATGCAAGAAAGGGAGTGGATTTGTATTTTCCAGTGCTTAATGGCAGGGACACATGAGTTAACAGATGAGAGCGCCATGCTATCTATCACACAGCGCTCAAGCTGACAGAGCCCGTTAGTCCCCACAATTAAGAGACTTCAGTGCTATGTTGATGCATCTGTCACAACTCATCCAAAGCTACAATCCTCTGCTGTCACCTAAAAGCCACTGCATGGCATCCATACATCCATCGTTGCCAGAGCAGTGTTTCACACCTGCTGGGCACAGGGAAAGAGTTGGACAGGCCCCTGGAAGGTCCCCCAGGCTGCCTTgcagagggcacaggctctgtCAGGAACGGAGCAGACCCTGCTGAGGGAGCACAGTGATCACAGAAGCCAATTCTGCAGTAAGGGTGGATGGTACAAGATGAACACAAAA
The window above is part of the Accipiter gentilis chromosome 15, bAccGen1.1, whole genome shotgun sequence genome. Proteins encoded here:
- the TMEM178A gene encoding LOW QUALITY PROTEIN: transmembrane protein 178A (The sequence of the model RefSeq protein was modified relative to this genomic sequence to represent the inferred CDS: inserted 2 bases in 1 codon; substituted 1 base at 1 genomic stop codon) codes for the protein MAPQPQLRAGARYGWACEERSALGTSLRFRFRLRRQRAAAVSQPGCAGAAAGADRRYDTDPRRHRRRSQGRLPLRRFPHPGLRRPVFATHAGLWRPRCYLGIDSRLDGLLLWGIAQRCTAIKYHFSXLVYLHNICFNLMKMIHQDEWHLHHLRKITAXMAADVLLCECIMAAVSFFWEESLTRRIAGLLFLGTGTFCIVSLCTYAASTSYDLNHLPTFISNLPNDVEYGYSWSVFCAWCSLGFTVAAACLCTAYPFVSRDIMQPPCDCPPATNTLQ